The following are encoded together in the Ignavibacteriales bacterium genome:
- a CDS encoding NADH-quinone oxidoreductase subunit N, translated as MSVIIEMYSNKSENILPWFSLFLFTLSAIYALYSINSVSVVFQNMINTGGNVNLFYFIFCSGSAIVTLLSISYLKKYGAYFGEYFILLQTSVLGMMLMAAARDLFVVFLGLEIMSVSFYVLAGLNRKRLSANEASLKYFLLGAFATGFLVYGIALIYGSVHTTSIQIISSKFADLSANILFMGGILLFLIGFSFKIAAFPFHMWVPDVYQGAPTTVSALFSTGGKAAAFSAIMVVLAVMFTGSGQNQFTPYLAVISTLSMLYGSIVAIAQTDIKRMLAYSSIAHAGYMIIGLSAGNALGVAGIIFYLAAYTFINLGAFGVVSIIEGEDESNLTIDSYSGLNKKVRCLQHYLRYSCFPWLASLPLQDFFGKYYVFIAAIKADLTWLAILGVFQALLVLISICE; from the coding sequence TTGTCCGTGATCATAGAAATGTATTCTAATAAAAGTGAAAATATATTACCGTGGTTTTCCCTTTTTCTCTTTACACTTTCTGCGATCTACGCTCTGTACTCAATTAATTCTGTTTCTGTTGTTTTTCAAAATATGATTAATACCGGAGGCAATGTTAATCTATTTTATTTTATTTTTTGCTCAGGCTCGGCTATCGTTACTTTACTTTCAATTAGCTACCTAAAAAAGTACGGCGCATATTTTGGCGAGTATTTCATTCTCCTTCAAACTTCCGTCCTAGGAATGATGCTTATGGCAGCAGCCAGAGACCTTTTTGTGGTTTTCCTCGGACTTGAAATTATGTCTGTTTCATTTTATGTACTAGCGGGATTAAACAGAAAAAGATTATCAGCTAATGAAGCTTCACTTAAATATTTTTTACTGGGTGCTTTTGCTACAGGATTCCTCGTCTATGGTATTGCTTTAATCTACGGATCTGTACATACGACTTCAATTCAAATTATCTCATCTAAGTTTGCAGATTTGTCGGCCAACATTTTATTTATGGGAGGGATTTTATTATTCTTAATTGGATTTTCATTTAAAATCGCTGCGTTTCCATTTCACATGTGGGTACCTGATGTTTACCAAGGCGCTCCAACAACCGTTTCAGCATTATTTTCTACTGGAGGCAAAGCTGCGGCGTTCAGTGCAATCATGGTGGTGTTAGCAGTTATGTTTACCGGCAGCGGGCAAAATCAATTTACTCCCTACCTTGCAGTAATCTCAACACTTTCAATGCTTTATGGCAGCATAGTCGCTATTGCACAAACTGATATTAAAAGAATGCTTGCATATTCTTCAATCGCACATGCCGGTTATATGATCATCGGATTAAGCGCAGGCAATGCTTTAGGGGTGGCAGGGATAATTTTTTATTTGGCTGCTTATACTTTTATCAACCTTGGTGCATTCGGTGTCGTTTCAATTATTGAAGGTGAAGATGAAAGTAACCTTACAATTGATTCATACAGTGGATTGAATAAAAAAGTCCGATGCTTGCAGCATTACTTGCGATATTCATGTTTTCCCTGGCTGGCATCCCTCCCTTTGCAGGATTTTTTCGGTAAATATTATGTTTTTATTGCAGCTATAAAAGCAGACCTCACATGGCTTGCGATACTTGGAGTTTTTCAAGCGCTATTAGTGCTTATTTCTATTTGCGAATAG
- a CDS encoding NAD(P)H-hydrate dehydratase — MIPVYSTSQLREIDEYAISYLKIPSLILVENAALEIFHFITDANFQFGINPSVGIICGKGNNGGDGFAVARHLSNAGFNVKVLHTHLPDQMSADCRINFQIIQNLKSINKNISIKKINSANDVQSIKNSDLIIDALFGSGFSGDLKDPYDKIIRKLNDFKSIKIAIDIPTGLNADNGFTKLAFKADYTVTLGELKPGLFFNFGPHYSGEVTKGNIGVSEKIFDNLIPTAYLIEPEDALQSLPVKIKNLNKYSAGKVLTIAGSGSLPGAASLTARTVLKAGAGASILTFPKSVRNLIHKKLSEVVVQTYEDQLSENFIETAIGELEAKLNWADVVAIGPGLGRSEATQNAILKILKRKRKYLLVIDADAIYALSNRKYKLLDLRNSILTPHHGEFSNLLGISLSDLQNNIFNYGRNFSTSTKSILVLKGSPTIIFTPSGEIFINTVGNPGLAKFGSGDVLTGMTAGILAQHKDIEKAAIAAVYLHSLTADILKSEMTEYSYSAEDLIKSIPKAIMFLRKSIEIIN, encoded by the coding sequence ATGATTCCCGTCTATTCTACAAGTCAGCTTCGGGAAATAGATGAATATGCTATATCCTACCTAAAAATTCCTTCTTTAATTTTAGTGGAAAATGCAGCGTTAGAAATTTTTCATTTTATTACGGATGCAAATTTTCAATTCGGAATCAATCCTTCTGTTGGAATAATCTGTGGTAAAGGAAATAACGGTGGTGATGGTTTCGCCGTTGCAAGACATTTATCCAACGCGGGTTTTAATGTAAAGGTGCTACATACCCATTTACCCGATCAGATGAGTGCTGATTGTAGAATCAATTTCCAAATTATACAAAATTTAAAATCAATCAATAAAAATATTTCAATAAAGAAAATCAATTCTGCTAATGATGTTCAATCAATTAAAAATTCCGATCTTATTATTGATGCACTATTCGGCAGCGGGTTTTCGGGGGACTTAAAAGATCCATATGATAAAATTATTCGCAAGCTAAATGATTTTAAATCCATAAAAATAGCAATTGATATTCCTACTGGATTAAATGCTGATAACGGATTTACAAAGCTCGCTTTTAAGGCTGATTATACTGTAACTTTAGGCGAACTCAAACCGGGATTGTTTTTTAATTTTGGTCCGCATTATTCTGGCGAAGTTACGAAAGGCAACATCGGCGTAAGTGAAAAAATTTTCGACAACCTTATTCCTACCGCTTACTTAATTGAACCTGAAGATGCACTTCAATCGCTGCCGGTTAAGATTAAAAATTTAAACAAATACAGTGCTGGTAAAGTGTTGACTATCGCCGGGTCAGGAAGTTTACCGGGCGCAGCTTCACTTACGGCAAGAACAGTTTTAAAAGCTGGGGCTGGTGCAAGTATTCTTACTTTCCCAAAATCTGTTAGAAATCTTATTCACAAAAAGCTTTCAGAAGTTGTTGTTCAAACTTATGAAGATCAACTAAGTGAAAATTTTATAGAAACAGCAATCGGAGAATTAGAGGCTAAACTAAATTGGGCTGATGTGGTGGCAATTGGTCCCGGGCTCGGCAGAAGTGAAGCCACTCAGAATGCGATTCTAAAAATTCTTAAACGAAAAAGAAAATATTTATTGGTTATTGATGCTGATGCAATTTATGCTTTGAGCAATCGCAAATATAAATTGCTCGACCTGCGGAACTCTATACTTACACCCCACCATGGCGAGTTTTCAAATCTATTAGGTATTAGTCTTTCAGATCTGCAGAATAATATTTTTAATTATGGCAGGAATTTTTCAACGTCAACAAAATCAATACTTGTATTGAAAGGCTCGCCAACAATTATATTCACCCCATCTGGTGAAATATTCATTAATACTGTGGGAAATCCCGGATTGGCAAAATTTGGAAGCGGGGATGTTCTTACAGGAATGACAGCTGGAATTTTAGCACAGCATAAAGATATCGAGAAGGCTGCAATAGCGGCAGTTTATTTACACAGTTTAACTGCTGATATACTAAAGTCAGAGATGACTGAATATTCATATAGTGCCGAAGATTTAATTAAGTCAATACCAAAAGCGATAATGTTTTTAAGGAAATCCATTGAAATTATTAACTGA
- the vanZ gene encoding VanZ family protein, which produces MKLLTEKNSKSLVYISLIIYWIILISATSIPADSVPTTGVSDKIEHFLAYFILTILLASTLIMQNKFSNLKKHYLLSTLIIGIVYGAIDELHQLIVPGRSCELLDWLSDVGGVMLGIIFVKALLVKFLLIYSDSRNLS; this is translated from the coding sequence TTGAAATTATTAACTGAGAAGAATAGTAAATCATTAGTTTATATCTCACTGATTATTTATTGGATAATACTGATTAGTGCTACTTCAATTCCGGCCGATTCAGTTCCAACCACAGGCGTTAGTGATAAGATTGAACATTTTTTAGCATACTTTATTCTTACAATTTTATTAGCGAGTACACTTATCATGCAGAATAAATTTTCTAATCTTAAAAAACATTATCTATTAAGTACATTAATTATCGGAATAGTTTACGGTGCGATAGATGAATTGCACCAACTAATTGTTCCGGGACGAAGTTGTGAATTACTTGATTGGTTGTCAGATGTTGGGGGAGTGATGCTTGGAATAATTTTCGTTAAAGCTTTATTAGTAAAATTTTTACTAATTTATTCTGATTCACGGAACCTTTCATAA
- a CDS encoding energy transducer TonB, which yields MAFIKSPKADLRSKYLRYLQISFIISLLFLIAAFKYFPELEMTKQFQNNSQELFIVENILQTRQETKLPPPAKPPILIETINDELLEDIEINSTELNVNTLINSQTPPILDNHKTIEQETDYIFKFVEQLPEPIGGIASIQNRVIYPELAIRAGIEGKVVVIAQIDEFGNVMSAQILKSLGAGCDEAALTAVLNTRFLPGKQRGKAVKVEMKIPVIFKLQSIN from the coding sequence ATGGCATTTATAAAATCACCTAAAGCTGATTTACGATCAAAGTATTTGAGGTATCTTCAAATCTCATTTATTATTTCACTCTTGTTTTTGATAGCAGCGTTTAAATATTTCCCGGAACTTGAGATGACTAAACAGTTCCAAAATAATTCTCAGGAATTATTCATTGTTGAAAACATTCTGCAAACAAGACAAGAAACCAAACTGCCGCCTCCGGCAAAACCACCTATATTAATCGAAACGATAAATGATGAGCTTCTTGAAGATATTGAAATTAATTCAACCGAGCTGAATGTGAACACACTAATAAATTCACAAACCCCGCCAATATTGGATAATCACAAAACGATTGAACAAGAAACTGATTATATATTTAAATTTGTTGAGCAGCTGCCTGAACCAATTGGGGGGATAGCGTCTATCCAAAATCGAGTAATCTATCCTGAATTAGCTATTCGCGCTGGTATTGAAGGAAAGGTGGTAGTAATCGCACAAATTGATGAATTTGGAAATGTAATGAGTGCACAAATCCTCAAAAGTCTTGGAGCCGGTTGTGATGAAGCGGCGCTTACAGCCGTTTTGAACACCAGGTTTTTACCCGGAAAGCAGAGAGGCAAAGCTGTTAAAGTTGAAATGAAAATCCCGGTGATTTTTAAACTTCAGTCCATAAATTGA
- a CDS encoding energy transducer TonB — translation MALKKYFKADLRAKYSRYFEISLIASLALLIFAFKFFPKFDGKDIKVDGPQELFTVEDIQQTKQENRPPPPPKPPIPIEAPSDEVLEDIDIASTDIDINANVEAPPPPPKEEKRVVEEEPTYFVAVEEMPEPIGGISAIQSKIVYPEIAKRAGVEGKVYVLAFVDENGNVTDAKIIKGLGAGCDEAALDAVKKTKFKPGKQRGKPVKVQVSIPIVFRLQ, via the coding sequence ATGGCATTGAAAAAATATTTCAAAGCAGATTTAAGAGCAAAGTATTCAAGGTATTTTGAAATATCACTGATTGCTTCGCTTGCTCTATTAATTTTTGCTTTTAAGTTTTTCCCCAAATTTGATGGGAAAGATATAAAGGTTGATGGGCCACAGGAATTATTTACAGTTGAAGATATTCAACAAACAAAGCAGGAGAATAGACCTCCCCCACCTCCCAAACCACCTATCCCGATTGAAGCTCCGTCTGACGAGGTACTAGAAGATATTGATATCGCAAGTACAGATATTGATATCAATGCTAATGTAGAAGCACCCCCTCCACCTCCAAAAGAAGAGAAGAGAGTTGTAGAGGAAGAGCCAACTTACTTTGTAGCGGTTGAAGAAATGCCCGAACCGATCGGTGGAATTTCTGCGATCCAGAGTAAAATTGTTTATCCTGAAATTGCAAAACGCGCAGGAGTAGAAGGGAAAGTGTACGTTCTCGCTTTTGTTGATGAAAATGGAAATGTAACAGATGCAAAAATTATTAAAGGACTTGGAGCAGGTTGTGATGAAGCAGCGCTTGACGCTGTAAAGAAAACTAAATTTAAACCTGGTAAGCAAAGAGGAAAACCCGTTAAAGTGCAGGTTTCAATTCCGATTGTATTTAGGCTTCAATAG
- a CDS encoding YdcF family protein encodes MKKFFITFSMSTLLLFQLCFLYFIKYSILQLPLSHFTFLTIGNFINLFSTLLLVTGFIVYVYSGAKNETEQFLYSFTIILIFLLSLAAFSTQIKIPFSDVYLLTQTLDKIIIAALFEFYQFFLFYFAMFLWMKVIGRKELVVVYSLFNTGVTAILIIIIGFIYVSTFTQAKINLSEGQNKKHRIGVVLGAAVWSDNQPSPSLKARVDKAIKLFSDKKIDMIQLTGSHAPGELSESDVAFDYIMKSDINPKFIWKENRTTSTLEQIQFIRNEILTRKDVGEITIISDTYHLPRVMEIANFFKLKVNVVASDIEFKFESKAQNQIRETIAIIIFWLFGL; translated from the coding sequence ATGAAAAAGTTTTTTATCACATTTTCAATGTCCACGCTGTTGCTGTTTCAATTGTGCTTCCTGTATTTTATAAAGTATTCCATCCTTCAACTGCCGCTTAGTCATTTTACATTTTTAACCATTGGTAATTTCATAAACCTATTCAGTACTTTGTTGCTAGTTACAGGATTCATAGTTTATGTTTATTCCGGTGCTAAGAATGAAACTGAGCAATTTCTTTATTCATTTACAATCATTCTGATATTCTTACTTTCGTTGGCTGCATTTTCCACCCAAATAAAAATTCCATTTAGTGATGTTTATTTATTGACTCAAACATTGGATAAAATCATAATAGCTGCTCTGTTTGAATTCTACCAGTTTTTTTTATTTTATTTTGCAATGTTTCTCTGGATGAAGGTTATCGGTAGGAAAGAATTGGTAGTTGTTTATAGTTTATTTAATACAGGTGTTACAGCAATTCTTATCATAATCATTGGGTTTATTTATGTATCAACTTTCACACAGGCAAAAATAAATTTATCAGAAGGTCAAAATAAAAAGCATAGAATTGGGGTGGTGTTAGGTGCAGCAGTATGGTCGGATAACCAACCCAGCCCGAGTTTGAAGGCACGAGTGGATAAAGCGATAAAATTATTTAGCGACAAAAAGATTGATATGATTCAACTAACAGGCAGCCATGCTCCCGGTGAATTAAGCGAGTCCGATGTTGCGTTCGATTATATTATGAAGAGCGATATCAACCCTAAATTTATATGGAAAGAAAATCGAACCACTTCAACCTTGGAGCAAATTCAGTTTATAAGAAATGAAATACTTACCAGAAAAGATGTGGGTGAAATTACAATTATTTCTGATACGTATCATCTGCCAAGAGTGATGGAGATAGCTAATTTCTTTAAATTGAAAGTCAATGTTGTTGCCTCTGATATTGAATTTAAGTTTGAAAGTAAAGCTCAGAATCAAATTCGAGAGACTATTGCAATAATCATTTTCTGGCTATTTGGTTTGTAA
- the nusB gene encoding transcription antitermination factor NusB yields MNKISKRRFIREKVLQILYAYELNNQSLSETMNLILKEIKDKKEREFAELLASRVITNKAEIDKKISLFVDNWDMSRVALIDKLLLRMGLCEILYFPDIPPKVSINEIIEIAKIFSTAGSGKFINGILDAILSDLKSHDILQKEGRGLVEESIKDRRKKNDQ; encoded by the coding sequence ATGAATAAGATTTCTAAAAGAAGGTTTATCAGGGAAAAAGTATTACAGATATTGTATGCGTATGAATTAAATAATCAATCGCTTAGTGAAACAATGAATCTGATCTTAAAAGAAATCAAAGATAAGAAGGAAAGGGAATTTGCAGAATTACTCGCTTCACGTGTAATAACCAATAAAGCTGAAATAGATAAAAAAATTAGTCTTTTCGTTGATAATTGGGATATGAGCCGCGTTGCTCTCATTGATAAATTACTTCTGCGTATGGGGCTTTGTGAAATTCTATATTTCCCGGATATACCGCCTAAAGTTTCTATAAACGAAATAATAGAAATCGCAAAAATATTCAGTACCGCGGGAAGCGGGAAGTTTATCAATGGAATACTTGATGCAATTTTATCTGATTTGAAATCACATGATATTTTGCAGAAAGAAGGAAGGGGTTTAGTTGAGGAATCAATTAAAGATCGCCGCAAAAAAAATGATCAATGA
- a CDS encoding MFS transporter gives MKERSKIFVWSLFDFANTSFSIVVVTFLYAVYFKKSVAQGLPIGDLYWSIGTSLSMIITAFIAPVLGAIADYSAGKKRFLLFFTILCIVSTALLYFVGEGQVFWGILIFVLANVGFEAGLVFYDAFLPEITSPKNYGRVSGYGFGMGYLGSLVTLAIVYPFIQSGDITTTFPVSAVFFLLFSLPLFLFLKDSRVEVQNKQSYLKIGISRVWTTITHLKNYKNLAMFLLAYFFYIEGVNTVIFFSGNYASTTLGFSNSELLIFFLTVQTTAIVGSVIFGILADSIGQKKVIVISLLMWLATVSLAFLIEDKNGFYIVGLIAGSAMGSSQSASRSLMSKLTPPDRKTEFFGFYSFFGKSSAVIGPLVFGLVSFLSGNQRLAIISIGVFFLVGLLILSKVKE, from the coding sequence ATGAAAGAACGTAGTAAAATATTTGTCTGGTCGCTTTTTGATTTTGCCAATACATCTTTTTCCATCGTAGTTGTTACTTTTCTTTATGCAGTTTACTTCAAGAAGTCAGTAGCACAAGGGTTACCAATCGGTGATCTATACTGGAGTATTGGAACAAGTTTGTCAATGATTATTACTGCCTTTATTGCTCCTGTACTCGGTGCTATTGCCGACTACTCAGCAGGTAAAAAAAGATTTCTTCTCTTCTTTACAATTCTTTGTATTGTTAGCACCGCATTGCTTTACTTTGTTGGTGAAGGACAAGTTTTTTGGGGGATACTAATTTTTGTTTTAGCAAATGTTGGCTTTGAAGCAGGTCTGGTTTTTTATGATGCATTTCTACCGGAAATAACTTCACCAAAAAATTATGGACGCGTCAGCGGTTACGGTTTTGGGATGGGGTACCTTGGATCTCTTGTGACTCTTGCTATTGTTTATCCTTTTATTCAAAGTGGAGATATTACCACGACTTTCCCTGTATCGGCAGTTTTTTTCTTGCTTTTTTCTTTACCATTATTTCTTTTTCTCAAAGATTCCAGGGTAGAGGTTCAGAATAAACAATCTTATTTGAAGATTGGTATTTCGAGAGTATGGACTACGATTACTCACCTGAAAAATTATAAAAATCTAGCGATGTTTCTTCTCGCTTATTTTTTTTATATCGAAGGAGTTAATACTGTAATTTTTTTCTCCGGGAATTATGCAAGCACTACTCTCGGATTCTCTAATTCTGAACTGCTGATTTTTTTCCTGACTGTTCAGACTACTGCTATTGTCGGCTCGGTTATTTTTGGAATTCTGGCTGACTCAATCGGTCAAAAAAAGGTTATTGTGATATCACTGCTAATGTGGTTAGCAACGGTATCGCTTGCATTTCTTATTGAAGATAAAAATGGATTTTATATTGTCGGATTGATCGCAGGCAGTGCAATGGGTTCAAGTCAATCAGCCTCCCGGAGTTTAATGTCTAAGCTGACTCCACCCGATCGGAAAACGGAATTTTTCGGATTTTATTCTTTCTTCGGGAAAAGCTCAGCGGTAATCGGACCGCTTGTGTTCGGCTTAGTAAGCTTCCTTTCGGGCAATCAAAGATTGGCGATTATTTCGATTGGAGTTTTTTTCCTTGTTGGACTTTTGATTCTATCTAAAGTTAAAGAGTAA